From the genome of Corallococcus macrosporus DSM 14697:
GAAGACCGCGCCCCGGGACAGGCGCGCGTTGCGGTGCAGGCACCGGTCCCTGAGCGCGGCGGGCCGCCCGTGCGCGTCACGGAAGAGGACCACCCCCGTGCCGAAGAGGGTCCGCGCCAGCGGCTGGCCTGGCTTCAGCTCGGTGGAGAGACACGCGACGTACCAGAAGTCCTTCAGCGCGCCGCACCGCGCGAGGTCGGCTTCAGCCTCCAGGTCCACGTTGGGGACAGGCGAGGTGTCGCGCGAATGCAGGCGCGGGGGCGGTCTCATGGGGTGACTCCGGAGAAATGGTCCGACCAGCCCGTCAGGCGGTGCAGGTCCGCGGGCTTGATGTCGCCCGCGCGCTGCCCCAGCGCGATGCAGCGGGCCTCGTAGCGGCGAGCCCCCTCCTCCACGCGCACGGCACGCACCGGGCCGAGCTGCCCCAGGGCCCGCGCGTAGCCGTAGTGATGTCCCTCACGGAGGGCGCGCTCCACCGCGTCCGCCGCTTCCGCGAGCCGCGCCTCGGAGGCGTCCGTCTCCAGGAACAGGACGTAGGAAGGCGCGGGGCTCCACTCGGGCGCCAGCATGGAGAAGCCAGGGCGCGTGCCGCCGAAGAGGTCCGGGAGGACGGCGTTGAGCACCGCGCTCACGCGCGTGGCGGCGAGCTTCTCCCCCACGAGGTCAGAGACGGCGTCCGCGCGGCCCACGAAGCGCAGGCAGGGGGTGGCGTGCTGGAAGCCCTCCACGCGGACCAGGTCGCCCAGGCGGTAGCGCAGCAGGCCGCCCGAGGTGGACAGCAGCACCAGGTACGTGCGGCCCTGCTCCAGCTCATGCGCCAGGCGTGGCCGCGCATCGGGCGCCTCGCTGTCGATGAACTCATAGAAGTGGCTGCGCACCGCGAGCACGGGCGCGGGCGCATCGAAGAGGGGCACGGTGACGACGCCTTCCGTCGCCAGCAGGCCCTTGCCCTGGACCTCCACGCCGGGGAAGCGGCGGCACGCGGCGGGCAGCGCCTGGGCCGCCTGGGCGTCCGTCCACATGCTCAGGAGCGACAACCGGGGCCACAGCGCCCGGGCGCTCCAATCGCCGTGGAGGACGGCTCGCAGCAGCGAGGCGCGCTCGGGATGCGGAGAGAAGCGCATCCGGGCCAGCACCGTCCGCTGGGCAGCGACCGCGTCCGTGGAGCCCGTCTCCGGAGGCCGGCAGCGCCCTTGAGCCAGGTCGTC
Proteins encoded in this window:
- a CDS encoding GH3 auxin-responsive promoter family protein; the protein is MAPSLPLSGLRAVLAPSALRFHRALRQPEAAQAACLARVLQSVAGSLQAERIPGFRRVRSARDFQDAVQWVTPDALTPDVERIAAGQARVLTREPVLRFELSGGSSGASKRVPMTRGLLSEFQRALAPMLFELLHRRPALREGASYWSISPLARKQARTAGGIPVGSAEDSAYFSRLLRPLLSRIFAVPGEVGALPDVESCRYVTLWHLVAREDLTLLSVWNPSFLTLLMAALERHGERLADDLAQGRCRPPETGSTDAVAAQRTVLARMRFSPHPERASLLRAVLHGDWSARALWPRLSLLSMWTDAQAAQALPAACRRFPGVEVQGKGLLATEGVVTVPLFDAPAPVLAVRSHFYEFIDSEAPDARPRLAHELEQGRTYLVLLSTSGGLLRYRLGDLVRVEGFQHATPCLRFVGRADAVSDLVGEKLAATRVSAVLNAVLPDLFGGTRPGFSMLAPEWSPAPSYVLFLETDASEARLAEAADAVERALREGHHYGYARALGQLGPVRAVRVEEGARRYEARCIALGQRAGDIKPADLHRLTGWSDHFSGVTP